The proteins below come from a single Pseudomonas chlororaphis genomic window:
- a CDS encoding glycosyl transferase family 2, whose amino-acid sequence MAEFIYWSCLLLPVYAYLGYPVILSLLAPLFPLRYYAKAVPMDVSIVIAAHNEARHIEQKLRTLLAQDYRAHSLQIILASDGSSDDTVACARNVADPRITVLDLPRQGKAAALNTGVAHSRGAILVFTDADNQWATDTLGHLLAPLSDPEVGACAGHMEIPVPGKGLSLGDSLYRHYEGWLRRVESRTGCMVSADGALLALRRELFEPIPAQVNDDFFLSTCAPAAGKSIVYAPRARVLDQGVDEADKQFRRRQRVTVGGLQSLAQRRALLNPLRHGLYAIGLISHKLIRRLAPVLLLPLLLSNAWLWNEHPFYRLSLLAQLIGYSMALLGLMDSQHRLPKPFRLAAFVLVTLAGMSIGLWQFLRGQRYSQWNPEQNR is encoded by the coding sequence GTGGCTGAATTCATCTATTGGTCGTGCCTGTTGCTGCCGGTGTACGCCTACCTCGGCTACCCGGTGATCCTGAGCCTGCTAGCCCCCTTGTTTCCGCTGCGCTACTACGCCAAGGCGGTGCCGATGGACGTCAGCATCGTGATTGCCGCCCACAATGAGGCGCGGCACATCGAACAGAAGCTGCGCACCTTGCTGGCCCAGGATTACCGGGCCCATTCGCTGCAGATCATCCTGGCCAGCGACGGCTCCAGCGACGACACAGTGGCCTGCGCGCGCAACGTGGCGGACCCGCGCATCACCGTGCTCGACCTGCCCCGCCAAGGCAAGGCCGCCGCCCTCAACACCGGGGTGGCCCACAGCCGCGGCGCGATCCTGGTGTTCACCGACGCCGACAACCAATGGGCCACCGACACCCTCGGCCACCTGTTGGCGCCGCTGAGCGACCCGGAAGTGGGCGCGTGTGCCGGGCACATGGAAATCCCCGTGCCAGGCAAAGGCCTGAGCCTGGGCGACAGCCTGTATCGCCACTACGAAGGCTGGCTGCGCCGGGTGGAAAGCCGCACCGGTTGCATGGTGTCGGCCGACGGTGCGCTGTTGGCACTGCGGCGCGAACTGTTCGAACCCATACCGGCGCAGGTCAACGATGACTTCTTCCTCAGCACCTGCGCGCCGGCCGCCGGCAAGAGCATCGTCTATGCGCCACGGGCTCGGGTGCTCGACCAGGGCGTGGACGAGGCCGACAAGCAGTTCCGTCGCCGCCAGCGGGTCACCGTCGGCGGCCTGCAAAGCCTGGCCCAGCGGCGCGCGCTGCTCAACCCACTGCGTCATGGGCTCTACGCCATCGGGTTGATCAGCCACAAGTTGATCCGCCGCCTGGCGCCGGTGCTGCTGCTGCCGTTGCTGCTGAGCAATGCCTGGCTGTGGAACGAGCATCCGTTCTATCGCCTGAGCCTGCTGGCACAACTGATCGGCTACAGCATGGCGCTGCTCGGGCTGATGGACTCGCAACACCGCCTGCCCAAACCCTTTCGCCTGGCCGCGTTCGTGCTGGTGACGCTGGCGGGCATGAGCATCGGGCTGTGGCAGTTTCTGCGGGGCCAGCGCTACAGCCAATGGAACCCCGAGCAGAACCGCTGA
- a CDS encoding polysaccharide deacetylase yields MSIKHVFKRTGGWLYLNTALGRGPLRGAGVILMLHRVLSNDRAAELPHRNELCVGPEAFEHLLLWLQRHFDCVPLMTLLLADPEHVPNRPRVALTFDDGWRDNAMNAFPLLRQYQVPASIFLSTDFIGSRQHFWWETLGETLWGSHGQVARHSLIEHLHQVGRPLPVLLDDIDDDRRSLALVHYLQSLKSLDPQVLSDLTESCPHGAQPQALDWSQVRMLEDSGLIRFGPHGASHAILTGLDDQRLHEELSRSRIALENGCAQPLPVYCYPNGDHDARVRQQVAAHGYPFALGTETGLYRHDGDPLNLPRFGVSQRNAHHPELLAWRIRRGTRS; encoded by the coding sequence ATGTCGATCAAACACGTTTTCAAGCGCACCGGCGGTTGGCTGTACCTGAACACGGCCCTGGGTCGCGGGCCCTTGCGCGGTGCCGGGGTGATCCTGATGCTGCACCGGGTGCTGAGCAACGACCGCGCCGCCGAACTGCCCCATCGCAACGAGCTGTGCGTCGGCCCGGAAGCCTTCGAGCACCTGCTGCTCTGGCTGCAACGCCACTTCGATTGCGTGCCCTTGATGACGCTGCTGCTGGCCGACCCGGAACACGTGCCGAACCGCCCACGGGTGGCACTGACCTTCGACGACGGCTGGCGCGACAACGCCATGAATGCCTTTCCACTGCTGCGCCAGTACCAGGTGCCGGCGAGTATTTTCCTGTCCACGGACTTCATCGGCAGCCGTCAACATTTCTGGTGGGAAACCCTCGGCGAAACCCTCTGGGGCAGCCACGGCCAGGTGGCGCGTCACTCGCTGATCGAACATTTGCATCAAGTCGGCCGGCCACTGCCGGTGCTGCTCGATGACATCGACGACGACCGCCGCAGCCTGGCGCTCGTGCACTACCTGCAAAGCCTCAAGAGCCTCGACCCACAGGTGCTGAGCGACCTCACCGAAAGCTGTCCCCATGGCGCCCAGCCCCAGGCGCTGGACTGGTCCCAAGTACGCATGCTGGAAGACTCCGGCCTGATTCGCTTCGGCCCTCACGGCGCCAGCCACGCGATCCTCACCGGGCTGGACGACCAGCGCCTGCACGAAGAACTGTCGCGCAGCCGCATCGCCCTGGAAAACGGCTGCGCACAACCCCTGCCGGTGTATTGCTACCCCAACGGCGACCACGATGCCCGCGTGCGCCAGCAGGTGGCCGCCCACGGTTATCCGTTTGCCCTGGGTACCGAGACCGGCCTGTACCGCCACGACGGCGACCCCTTGAACCTGCCGCGCTTCGGCGTCAGCCAACGCAACGCTCATCACCCTGAACTGCTGGCCTGGCGAATTCGCCGAGGAACACGCTCATGA
- a CDS encoding polymerase encodes MIVPLSIISLLGLACLALLASPYPFLAPGAVLGLVGVAVLYRKPGWGLLGIAALVPFEGLFKDNAFSGTKFFGLALALILMLQLAVHQIPATRLRSNIWRPLIGFMLLYGLSMLLTENMDLSMTHFRELSVGLILFGITLLIGRELNLDMFCRLVTLSVTATCVLAMFSAKYQDQGRASGLLEDPNAFALLIAFTVPLALLLIVRGPYLLYRLFWGGCLVLLLGGMTKTESRSGLVVLLLSLIIGLYHYRAQLPRIRPRHLGFAMLGLALMVPLAVAVLPAGYVARIQSLSILSAGANAHKDESLGRRASYIVVGSQMIRENPVLGAGPGTFPLHYAPTGYAKAFSANRKLGDLYRRAHNTYLEIFSEIGIPGGLMFVGMLGLGLYNLMHARQLWLQRRDWAQADLLTHLGMSFLSLTLFLMFLSAPNHKLLWIMLALTSVLRYEAEQGAPRETQP; translated from the coding sequence ATGATCGTCCCGCTCTCGATCATCAGCCTGCTGGGCCTGGCTTGCCTGGCGTTGCTGGCCAGTCCTTATCCGTTCCTGGCGCCAGGCGCGGTGCTGGGCCTGGTCGGTGTCGCCGTGCTGTACCGCAAGCCCGGCTGGGGGCTGCTGGGCATCGCCGCCCTGGTGCCCTTCGAAGGCCTGTTCAAGGACAACGCTTTCTCCGGCACCAAGTTCTTCGGCCTGGCCCTGGCGCTGATCCTGATGTTGCAACTGGCCGTGCACCAGATTCCCGCCACGCGCCTGCGCAGCAACATCTGGCGGCCGTTGATCGGCTTCATGCTGCTCTACGGCTTGAGCATGCTGCTGACGGAAAACATGGACTTGTCCATGACCCATTTTCGCGAACTGAGCGTGGGCCTGATCCTGTTCGGCATCACGTTGCTGATCGGTCGCGAACTGAACCTGGACATGTTTTGCCGCCTGGTGACGTTGAGCGTGACCGCCACCTGCGTGCTCGCGATGTTCTCGGCCAAGTACCAGGACCAGGGCCGCGCGTCCGGCCTGCTGGAAGACCCGAACGCCTTTGCCCTGCTAATCGCTTTCACCGTGCCACTGGCCCTGCTGCTGATCGTGCGTGGCCCGTACCTGCTGTACCGGTTGTTCTGGGGTGGCTGCCTCGTCCTGCTGCTGGGCGGGATGACCAAGACCGAATCGCGCTCGGGGTTGGTGGTGCTGCTGCTCAGCCTGATCATCGGCCTGTACCACTACCGCGCGCAGTTGCCACGGATCCGTCCGCGGCACCTGGGGTTCGCGATGCTCGGGCTGGCGCTGATGGTCCCGCTGGCGGTCGCGGTGCTGCCGGCCGGCTACGTGGCACGCATCCAGTCGCTGAGCATCCTCAGTGCCGGCGCCAATGCCCACAAGGACGAGTCCCTCGGACGGCGCGCCTCGTACATCGTGGTCGGCAGCCAGATGATCCGCGAGAACCCGGTGCTGGGCGCAGGCCCTGGGACCTTCCCCCTGCACTACGCACCCACCGGTTACGCCAAGGCGTTCTCGGCCAATCGCAAGCTGGGGGACCTGTATCGCCGGGCCCACAACACTTACCTGGAGATTTTCAGTGAGATCGGCATACCGGGCGGCTTGATGTTCGTCGGCATGCTCGGCCTGGGCCTGTACAACCTGATGCACGCCCGCCAGCTCTGGCTGCAACGCCGGGACTGGGCGCAAGCCGACCTGCTGACGCACCTGGGCATGAGCTTCCTGTCGCTGACCCTTTTCCTGATGTTCCTCAGTGCGCCGAACCACAAGTTGCTGTGGATCATGCTCGCCCTCACCAGCGTGCTGCGCTACGAAGCCGAACAGGGCGCGCCACGGGAGACCCAGCCATGA
- a CDS encoding polysaccharide biosynthesis protein, which translates to MSRGHYLKHLLLSMGTRLAMIGLRLLRNVLLARVLGPSERGLFALLSTLPDLISAATSGGLNSAVGYQAAQQRSMGLLLSQVLVFGCLLAGLLTLLVVALAREFGTDLDVTTQLGLLAWLLLLAVPLTVLKSGLLTLHNASGSVGAFNALRLVESVAPLLLFLALFWLWKDAALEAALISWLAGLSLVVLAGWVWLCRDQDVTLQWDRSGQNELLRYGARSHPDLLFQQVILRSDYLFIGALLGSTALGHYAMASAAAELLLIVPEAVTTPLMKRLLQQDRDMQRLTPLALRLTATVMLGACLSMALIGEWLIVTLFGVAYQPAYPALLALLPGLFGLCYASILRLDLLGKNRPGAVSFLMGLGALLNLALNVLLIPRYGIVGAAAASSIAYLGVTLALLAMYCRLSGVAPWQTLIILPSDLLPMRQMLLGKSA; encoded by the coding sequence ATGAGCCGTGGTCATTACCTCAAGCATCTGCTGTTGAGCATGGGGACGCGCCTGGCGATGATCGGCCTGCGCCTGCTGCGTAATGTGCTGCTGGCACGGGTGCTCGGGCCCAGCGAACGCGGACTGTTCGCCCTGCTCAGCACCCTGCCGGACCTGATCAGCGCCGCCACCAGCGGCGGCCTGAACTCCGCCGTCGGCTACCAGGCAGCACAGCAGCGTTCGATGGGTTTGTTGCTCAGCCAGGTGCTGGTGTTCGGTTGCCTGCTGGCCGGGCTGCTGACCTTGCTGGTGGTAGCGCTGGCGCGCGAGTTTGGCACTGACCTGGACGTCACCACACAATTGGGGTTACTGGCCTGGCTGCTGTTGCTCGCCGTGCCGTTGACCGTGCTCAAGAGCGGCCTGCTGACCCTGCACAACGCGTCCGGCAGCGTCGGCGCCTTTAATGCCCTGCGCCTGGTGGAATCGGTAGCGCCGCTGTTGCTGTTCCTGGCGTTGTTCTGGCTCTGGAAAGACGCGGCCCTGGAAGCGGCGTTGATCAGTTGGCTGGCCGGCCTGAGCCTGGTGGTGCTGGCCGGTTGGGTCTGGCTGTGCCGGGACCAGGACGTCACCCTGCAATGGGATCGCAGCGGCCAGAACGAGCTGCTGCGCTACGGCGCCCGCAGCCACCCGGACCTGTTGTTCCAGCAAGTGATCTTGCGCTCCGACTACCTGTTCATCGGCGCCCTGCTGGGCAGCACCGCCCTGGGTCACTACGCGATGGCCAGCGCCGCCGCCGAGCTGCTGCTGATCGTGCCGGAAGCCGTCACCACACCGCTGATGAAGCGCCTGTTGCAGCAGGACCGGGACATGCAGCGCCTGACCCCACTGGCCTTGCGCCTGACCGCCACGGTGATGCTGGGGGCCTGCCTGAGCATGGCCTTGATCGGCGAATGGTTGATCGTCACCTTGTTCGGCGTCGCCTACCAACCGGCGTATCCGGCGCTGCTGGCACTGCTGCCGGGGCTGTTCGGGCTGTGCTACGCGAGCATCCTGCGCCTGGACCTGCTGGGCAAGAACCGGCCCGGTGCTGTCTCGTTTTTGATGGGCTTGGGGGCGCTGCTGAACCTGGCGCTGAATGTGTTGCTGATCCCGCGCTATGGCATCGTCGGTGCCGCCGCCGCATCGTCCATCGCCTACCTGGGCGTGACCCTGGCGCTGCTGGCGATGTATTGCCGCCTCAGCGGCGTGGCGCCGTGGCAGACACTGATCATCCTGCCCAGCGATTTACTGCCGATGCGCCAGATGCTACTGGGGAAATCGGCATGA
- a CDS encoding glycosyl transferase family 2, which yields MKRISIVIPMYNEARHIGRTLLAAREAARQAELECELIVVDNGSDDRGPHIASELGARVLIVPGVHIGALRNRGAAVAHGDWLAFIDADIEMPANWLKLLLELEGQQGDVLGLDLDTPRQAPWFAEAWQRRSQRPGAHRLHRVQWLPSANLLLRRTWFAQIGGFDETLRTGEDKDFSLRLRQAGAQLLLVNESVALHWGYEGSWREWMSKELWRQGSHLQLLRSHGPSLRLLRFPALSVGAWALDVLALLALLQGQPRLALMLLLITALPPLLLSLRQSRRDPRLTLQLWALHGVRLHLTGAALLLNLCHWNVRRPARG from the coding sequence ATGAAGCGGATCAGCATCGTCATCCCGATGTACAACGAGGCCCGACACATTGGCCGGACACTGCTGGCGGCCCGGGAAGCGGCGCGTCAGGCCGAGCTGGAGTGCGAGCTGATCGTGGTGGACAACGGTTCCGACGACCGCGGCCCACACATCGCCAGCGAGCTGGGCGCACGGGTGCTGATCGTGCCCGGCGTGCACATCGGCGCGCTGCGCAACCGCGGTGCGGCGGTGGCTCACGGCGACTGGCTGGCGTTCATCGACGCCGACATCGAAATGCCGGCCAACTGGCTCAAGCTGCTGCTGGAACTCGAAGGCCAGCAGGGCGATGTGCTCGGCCTCGACCTGGACACGCCGCGCCAAGCCCCCTGGTTCGCCGAAGCCTGGCAACGTCGCAGCCAGCGTCCGGGGGCCCATCGCCTGCACCGGGTGCAGTGGCTGCCCAGCGCCAACCTGTTGCTGCGCCGCACCTGGTTCGCCCAGATCGGCGGTTTCGACGAAACCCTGCGCACCGGCGAGGACAAGGATTTTTCCCTGCGTCTGCGCCAGGCCGGCGCGCAGCTGCTGCTGGTCAACGAAAGCGTGGCCCTGCACTGGGGTTACGAAGGCAGCTGGCGCGAATGGATGAGCAAGGAGTTGTGGCGCCAGGGCAGTCATCTGCAACTGCTGCGCAGCCATGGCCCGAGCCTGCGGCTGTTGCGCTTCCCGGCGCTGTCCGTGGGCGCCTGGGCGCTGGACGTCCTGGCCCTGCTCGCCTTGCTCCAGGGCCAGCCGCGTCTAGCCCTGATGCTGCTGCTGATCACCGCACTCCCGCCGCTGTTGCTCAGCCTGCGCCAGAGCCGGCGTGACCCGCGCCTGACCCTGCAACTGTGGGCCTTGCACGGGGTGCGCCTGCACCTGACCGGCGCCGCGTTGCTGCTCAACCTTTGTCATTGGAACGTCAGGAGACCTGCCCGTGGCTGA